In the genome of Sciurus carolinensis chromosome 3, mSciCar1.2, whole genome shotgun sequence, one region contains:
- the LOC124979231 gene encoding 39S ribosomal protein L42, mitochondrial-like encodes MAATALKWVISKRIFLKHLFPVQNGALSGVCQKSTFSSLPDDYNCKVELALTSDGRTIVCYHPSVAIPYEHTKPIPQPDPVHNNEETHDQVLKTRLEEKEEHLEQGPMIEKLSKMFFTTKHRWYPHGQYHRRRKKMNPPKDR; translated from the coding sequence ATGGCAGCAACAGCATTAAAATGGGTGATATCAAAGAGAATTTTCTTGAAGCATTTATTTCCAGTTCAAAACGGAGCTTTATCTGGTGTTTGtcaaaaatctacattttcttctcttccagaTGACTATAATTGCAAAGTAGAGCTCGCTTTGACTTCTGATGGCAGAACAATAGTGTGCTACCACCCTTCTGTGGCTATCCCATATGAACACACAAAACCTATCCCTCAACCAGATCCTGTGCACAATAATGAAGAAACACATGATCAAGTGCTAAAAACCagattagaagaaaaagaggaacacCTTGAGCAAGGACCCATGATAGAAAAACTTAGCAAAATGTTCTTTACTACTAAGCATCGTTGGTATCCTCATGGACAGTATCACAGACGTCGTAAGAAAATGAATCCTCCAAAAGACAGATGA